A region of Halosolutus amylolyticus DNA encodes the following proteins:
- a CDS encoding MBL fold metallo-hydrolase — translation MVTTLSPDRLVELQDEDADFVLVDTRPEDSYESWHVTDAVHFPFGPEEDVDGRLEDLEDLVGDTDRVITICAKGLSSGNLATQLDSATDEFEVNAVDGGMKGWSGVYDRVALDVADDLTVVQLQRRAKGCLSYLVGCAETGDAIVVDPTADTDEFTAAAAEQGLTIVGVVDTHVHADHVSGGRELAAELAVPYYLGDRAEERGVEFEYRPLERNEVIAVGNREVKAIAAPGHTTEMITLLVDDAALLTADTLHVDSTGRTELEFSEDEGEQGARMLYETLHRTILAEPDSVAVLPGHVTVTSDGRFGHGQPGEPITTTIGEARTGIDVLALDEEAFVDRLADAGEKPANFEEIIDLNRGATAEPPEERTELELGPNNCSA, via the coding sequence ATGGTCACCACGCTCTCGCCCGATCGGCTGGTGGAACTGCAGGACGAGGACGCCGACTTCGTCCTCGTCGACACGCGGCCCGAGGACAGCTACGAGTCCTGGCACGTCACCGACGCGGTTCACTTCCCGTTCGGTCCCGAGGAGGATGTCGACGGTCGCCTCGAGGACCTGGAGGATCTGGTCGGTGACACCGATCGGGTGATCACCATCTGTGCGAAGGGGCTCTCGTCGGGGAACCTCGCGACCCAGCTCGACTCGGCGACCGACGAGTTCGAGGTTAATGCCGTCGACGGCGGGATGAAAGGCTGGAGCGGCGTCTACGATCGGGTCGCCCTCGACGTCGCGGACGACCTGACGGTAGTTCAACTCCAGCGTCGCGCGAAGGGCTGTCTGAGCTACCTCGTCGGCTGTGCCGAAACCGGTGACGCGATCGTCGTCGACCCGACGGCCGACACCGACGAGTTCACGGCGGCGGCCGCGGAGCAGGGGCTCACGATCGTCGGCGTCGTCGACACGCACGTCCACGCCGATCACGTCTCCGGCGGTCGCGAACTGGCCGCCGAACTCGCCGTTCCCTACTACCTGGGCGATCGGGCCGAGGAGCGCGGGGTCGAATTCGAGTACCGGCCGCTCGAGCGGAACGAGGTCATCGCGGTCGGGAACCGTGAGGTCAAGGCGATCGCGGCCCCGGGCCACACGACCGAGATGATCACCCTGCTCGTCGACGACGCGGCGCTGTTGACCGCCGACACGCTGCACGTCGATTCGACGGGACGGACGGAACTCGAGTTCAGCGAGGACGAGGGAGAGCAAGGGGCGCGAATGCTCTACGAGACGCTCCACCGGACGATCCTCGCCGAACCCGACTCCGTCGCCGTCCTGCCGGGCCACGTCACGGTCACGAGCGACGGCCGGTTCGGACACGGCCAGCCGGGGGAGCCGATCACTACCACGATCGGCGAGGCCCGGACCGGGATCGACGTCCTCGCGCTGGACGAGGAGGCGTTCGTCGATCGGCTGGCCGAC